The following proteins come from a genomic window of Montipora foliosa isolate CH-2021 chromosome 2, ASM3666993v2, whole genome shotgun sequence:
- the LOC137993483 gene encoding uncharacterized protein isoform X1, producing MSKKPEHGKKQPAWKVVKGVGLEILQGKKKEDQHSGAVDGKTKYTLLCCLLVRLGSQVLRDVFDRTIHPQDLCSALKNEPAHSKLQSLRKEGILNPVQWSQLYPANSSSVSSTGFDPSLLILLLRTICNLSPPSSGWDLLPHSLDATCECDIVRLKYCVNALSAHAGEASVSDATFCKYREQIQNTLVRLGGAEYEDAISEIEKQEMDPWDEEHFKELLKEWKDGDDKIKDKLNEWECIMKTSGEAGEVDGRTKYTLLCCLLVRLGSQVLRNVFDRTIQPQDLCSALKNEPAHSKLQSLRKEGILNPVQWSQLYPIKPSSVSSTGFDPSLLIVLLRTICNLSPPSSGWDLLPHSLDTSCESDIVRLKYFVEAVSASSKEASVSDAVFCNYKDQIQKTLVRLGGADYEDAIHELEKHEMGPLDEEHFKEHLKRWKDDDDRIKDKLNEWECTMKTSRDTGEVDGKTKYTLLCCLLVRLGSQVLRDVFDRTIQPKDLCSALKNEPAHSKLQSLRKEGILNPVQWSQLYPIKPSSVSSTGFDPSLLIVLLRTICKLSPPSSGWDLLPHSLDTSCESDIVRLKYFVEAVSASSKEASVSDAVFCNYKDQIQKTLVRLGGADYEDAIHELEKHEMGPLDEEHFKEHLKRWKDDDDRIKDKLNEWECTMKTSRDVGAVDGRTKYTLLCCLLVRLGSQVLRDVFDRTIRPQDLCNALQHEPVHSQLQSLRKEGILNLVQWSQLYPIKPSSVSSTGFDPSLLIVLLRTISNLSPPSSGWDLLPHSLDTSCESDIVRLKYCVNALSAHAGEASVTDATFCKYREQIQNTLVRLGGAEYEDAIREIEEQEMDPWDEEHFKELLKQWKDGDDRIKDKLNEWECIMKTPGEADRVQPEASCADVVSAAATGSRTHTHHEQDALDGKTKYTLLCCLLVRLGSQVLRDVFDRIMPPENLSSDLKREPVHSKLQSLRKEGILSSGQWSKLYSVKPSSVSSTGFDPSLLIVLLRTICNLNSPSSGWDLPPHSLDTSFQSDIVRLKYCVNALSAHAEEASVSDSTFCKCREQIQNTLVRLGGAEYEDAIRDIEKQEMDPWDEEHFKELLKRWKDGDDRIKDKLNEWESIIMETSGDADPVHPEASCADVLSAAAGTSTRSQYDQDLPYSASITERIRQLYSIRDKFVLPVPWCEHFSFHLDDIFTKLKIVGKEKTRGTLTDEITNMTAIFKGHKDCAEPRTVLIEGDPGMGKTTYCQKLAYDWAMKRKEWDESFPEIDVLLRLRCRDMETDIWEAIDDQILPVDIEEDAKKWFFNFIRENQSKVLLVLDGLDEVDSSNFDLYKDLLESRVLPNCRIVITSRHEAGMTVRRYCDTLWEIIGFTFDDAQIYILKYFKGMEHLAEELVKQLLSDRSELRQLTRNPLNTALLCIIWEDFKGVLPPEKTQLYIEIVRCVLLRYEKRIGSSRGSNVDLLEFYKDDLVQLGCMALQSLRKGELYFDENQLQGSSSNLIKFGFLSIQPGGSKRKRSLRFGFLHKSFQEFFAGFYLAYEILDGNRDCNSVVTDVTNRNEVKQVFLFMSGVLSLTSEEMTVSLVKSMAELASSSNDLDLALNFILECEWLGENLQSKLLQTLGQNFLVKDLAMFIGFTHVNLFCEFLIFNTCLTTLKLHFKKVGAAGAESLSQALKVNTCLTTLDLSENEVGSAGAESLSEALKVNTCLATLDLSRNEVGDAGAESLSEALKVNTCLTTLVLGSNKVGDAGAESLSEALKVNTCLTTLVLSSNKVGDASAESLSEALKVNTCLTTLDLTGNGVGAAGAEFLSEALKVNTCLTTLKLSWNQVGDAGAESLSEALKVNTCLTTLALSSNKVGDAGAESLSEALKVNTCLTTLVLSSNKVGDAGAESLSEALKVNTCLTTLVLSSNKVGDAGTESLSEALKVNTCLTTLNLRWNQVGDAGAESLSEALQVNTCLTTLHLSFTQVGDARAESLSEAFKVNTCFDYLGFDIQQSWFRWR from the exons ATGTCAAAAAAGCCAGAGCATGGTAAGAAGCAACCAGCATGGAAGGTCGTCAAAGGTGTTGGTTTGGAAATATTGCAGGGGAAGAAAAAGGAAGATCAACATTCTG GTGCTGTTGATGGAAAAACCAAGTACACGCTGCTATGTTGCCTTCTGGTCAGGCTGGGGTCACAAGTGTTGAGGGATGTGTTTGACAGAACAATTCATCCTCAAGACCTTTGCAGTGCCTTGAAAAATGAGCCAGCGCACTCTAAGCTTCAGTCTCTTCGAAAAGAAGGAATCCTCAATCCAGTGCAGTGGAGTCAATTGTATCCAGCAAACTCCTCTTCAGTATCATCCACAGGCTTTGACCCTTCTCTATTGATTTTGCTTCTGAGAACAATCTGTAACCTGAGTCCTCCATCCTCTGGCTGGGATCTACTTCCTCATTCGCTTGATGCCACCTGTGAGTGTGACATTGTACGGTTGAAGTATTGTGTGAATGCACTATCAGCCCATGCTGGAGAGGCCTCTGTTAGTGATGCAACGTTCTGTAAGTATAGAGAGCAGATTCAGAACACACTGGTACGATTGGGTGGAGCTGAATATGAAGATGCCATTAGTGAAATAGAGAAACAAGAAATGGATCCATGGGATGAGGAACATTTCAAAGAACTTCTGAAGGAGTGGAAAGATGGCGACGACAAAATTAAGGACAAACTGAATGAGTGGGAGTGTATAATGAAGACTTCTGGAGAGGCAG GTGAAGTTGATGGAAGAACCAAGTACACACTGCTATGTTGCCTTCTGGTCAGGCTGGGGTCACAAGTGTTGAGGAATGTGTTTGACAGAACAATTCAGCCTCAAGACCTTTGCAGTGCCTTGAAAAATGAGCCAGCGCACTCTAAGCTTCAGTCTCTTAGAAAAGAAGGAATCCTCAATCCAGTGCAGTGGAGTCAGTTGTATCCAATTAAACCCTCTTCAGTATCATCCACAGGCTTTGACCCTTCTCTATTGATTGTGCTTCTGAGGACGATCTGTAACCTGAGTCCTCCATCCTCTGGCTGGGATCTACTTCCTCATTCACTTGACACCAGCTGTGAGTCTGACATTGTACGTTTGAAGTATTTTGTGGAAGCAGTATCGGCCTCTTCCAAAGAGGCCTCTGTTAGTGATGCAGTGTTCTGTAATTACAAAGATCAGATCCAGAAAACACTAGTAAGATTGGGCGGAGCTGATTATGAAGATGCCATTCATGAACTAGAGAAACACGAAATGGGACCTTTGGATGAGGAACATTTCAAAGAACATCTGAAGCGGTGgaaagatgatgatgacagaATTAAGGACAAACTAAATGAGTGGGAGTGTACAATGAAGACCTCTAGAGATACAG GTGAAGTTGATGGAAAAACCAAGTACACCCTGCTATGTTGCCTTCTGGTCAGGCTGGGGTCACAAGTGTTGAGGGATGTGTTTGACAGAACAATTCAGCCTAAAGACCTTTGCAGTGCCTTGAAAAATGAGCCAGCGCACTCTAAGCTTCAGTCTCTTAGAAAAGAAGGAATCCTCAATCCAGTGCAGTGGAGTCAGTTGTATCCAATTAAACCCTCTTCAGTATCATCCACAGGCTTTGACCCTTCTCTATTGATTGTGCTTCTGAGGACGATCTGTAAGCTGAGTCCTCCATCCTCTGGCTGGGATCTACTTCCTCATTCACTTGACACCAGCTGTGAGTCTGACATTGTACGTTTGAAGTATTTTGTGGAAGCAGTATCGGCCTCTTCCAAAGAGGCCTCTGTTAGTGATGCAGTGTTCTGTAATTACAAAGATCAGATCCAGAAAACACTAGTAAGATTGGGCGGAGCTGATTATGAAGATGCCATTCATGAACTAGAGAAACACGAAATGGGACCTTTGGATGAGGAACATTTCAAAGAACATCTGAAGCGTTGgaaagatgatgatgacagaATTAAGGACAAACTAAATGAGTGGGAGTGTACAATGAAGACCTCTAGAGATGTAG GTGCTGTTGATGGGAGAACCAAGTACACACTGTTATGTTGCCTTCTGGTCAGGCTGGGGTCACAAGTGTTGAGGGATGTGTTTGACAGAACAATTCGTCCTCAAGACCTTTGCAATGCCTTGCAACACGAGCCAGTGCACTCTCAGCTTCAGTCTCTTCGAAAAGAAGGAATCCTCAATCTAGTGCAGTGGAGTCAGTTGTATCCAATTAAACCCTCTTCAGTATCATCCACAGGCTTTGACCCTTCTCTATTGATTGTGCTTCTGAGGACAATCTCTAACCTGAGTCCTCCATCCTCTGGCTGGGATCTACTTCCTCATTCGCTTGATACCAGCTGTGAGTCTGACATTGTACGGTTGAAGTATTGTGTGAATGCACTATCAGCCCATGCTGGAGAGGCCTCTGTTACTGATGCAACGTTCTGTAAGTATAGAGAGCAGATTCAGAATACACTGGTACGATTGGGTGGAGCTGAATATGAAGATGCCATTCGTGAAATAGAGGAACAAGAAATGGATCCATGGGATGAGGAACATTTCAAAGAACTTCTGAAGCAGTGGAAAGATGGTGACGACAGAATTAAGGACAAACTGAATGAGTGGGAGTGTATAATGAAGACTCCTGGAGAGGCAG ATCGTGTGCAGCCAGAAGCAAGCTGTGCTGATGTTGTTTCAGCAGCAGCTACAGGAAGCAGGACACACACTCATCATGAACAAG ATGCTCTTGATGGAAAAACCAAGTACACATTGCTGTGTTGCCTTCTGGTCAGGCTAGGCTCACAAGTGTTGAGGGATGTGTTTGACAGAATAATGCCTCCAGAAAATCTTAGCAGTGACTTGAAACGTGAGCCAGTCCATTCTAAGCTCCAATCTCTTCGAAAAGAGGGAATCCTCAGTTCAGGGCAGTGGAGTAAATTGTATTCAGTTAAACCCTCTTCAGTATCATCCACAGGCTTTGACCCTTCTCTGTTGATTGTGCTTCTGAGGACGATCTGTAACCTGAATTCTCCATCCTCTGGCTGGGATTTACCTCCTCATTCACTTGACACCAGCTTTCAGTCTGACATTGTGCGGTTGAAGTATTGTGTGAATGCACTATCAGCCCATGCTGAAGAGGCCTCTGTGAGCGATTCAACGTTCTGTAAATGCAGAGAACAGATCCAGAACACACTGGTACGATTAGGTGGAGCTGAATATGAAGATGCCATTCGTGATATAGAGAAACAAGAAATGGATCCATGGGATGAGGAACATTTCAAAGAACTTCTGAAGCGGTGGAAAGATGGTGACGACAGAATTAAGGACAAACTGAATGAGTGGGAGTCTATTATAATGGAGACTTCTGGAGACGCCG ATCCCGTGCATCCAGAAGCAAGCTGTGCTGATGTTCTCTCAGCAGCTGCAGGAACTAGTACACGCAGTCAGTATGATCAAG ATTTACCATATTCTGCCAGTATTACAGAAAGGATCCGTCAGCTTTACAGTATTCGTGACAAATTTGTTCTCCCTGTTCCATGGTGTGAACACTTCAGCTTTCATCTAGATGATATTTTTACCAAGTTGAAGATTGTGGGCAAAGAAAAGACAAGGGGAACATTGACTGATGAAATCACCAACATGACAGCTATCTTTAAAGGACATAAAGATTGTGCGGAGCCACGAACTGTTTTAATTGAAGGAGACCCAGGCATGGGAAAGACGACCTATTGTCAAAAACTGGCATATGATTGGGCAATGAAACGCAAAGAATGGGACGAGTCTTTCCCTGAGATTGACGTTCTGTTGCGTTTGAGGTGTCGTGATATGGAAACGGATATTTGGGAGGCCATTGATGACCAAATTCTTCCTGTTGATATTGAGGAAGACGcgaagaaatggttcttcaatTTCATTCGAGAAAATCAGTCCAAAGTTCTGTTAGTGCTTGATGGACTTGATGAAGTGGATTCCAGTAATTTTGACTTGTACAAGGACCTTCTGGAAAGCAGAGTCCTACCCAATTGCCGCATTGTTATCACATCACGCCACGAAGCGGGAATGACCGTGAGGCGGTACTGTGACACCCTGTGGGAGATTATTGGATTCACTTTTGACGATGCGCAGATATACATCCTTAAGTACTTTAAAGGCATGGAACACTTAGCAGAAGAGCTAGTTAAACAGCTTTTGAGTGACAGATCAGAGTTAAGACAGTTGACACGGAATCCTCTAAACACAGCTTTACTTTGCATCATTTGGGAAGATTTTAAGGGTGTACTTCCACCGGAAAAGACACAGCTGTACATAGAAATAGTTCGATGTGTTTTGTTAAGATATGAAAAGAGAATTGGATCATCGCGTGGAAGTAATGTGGACCTTCTGGAATTTTACAAGGATGACCTGGTGCAGTTGGGATGCATGGCGTTGCAGTCCTTACGTAAAGGAGAGTTATATTTCGACGAGAATCAATTGCAAGGCAGTTCCAGTAATTTGATCAAGTTTGGTTTTCTGTCGATCCAGCCCGGTGGCAGCAAGAGGAAACGTTCCTTGCGCTTTGGCTTTCTGCACAAGAGCTTTCAAGAGTTCTTTGCTGGCTTTTATCTTGCTTATGAGATCCTTGATGGAAACAGAGATTGTAACTCAGTAGTAACCGATGTAACGAACAGGAATGAAGTGAAACAAGTGTTTTTATTCATGAGTGGTGTTTTGTCTTTAACATCTGAAGAGATGACAGTGTCGTTGGTAAAAAGCATGGCAGAGCTTGCAAGTTCGTCCAATGATTTAGATTTAGCACTGAATTTTATATTGGAATGCGAATGGCTTGGAGAGAACCTTCAGTCTAAGTTACTTCAGACTTTGGGACAGAACTTTCTTGTTAAAGATCTAGCTATGTTTATTGGATTCACTCATGTGAATCTTTTTTGTGAATTTCTCATattcaacacatgcttgactactttgaagttgcacttcaaaaaagttggtgccgctggcgctgaatccctttctcaggctctcaaagtcaacacatgcttgactactttggatctGAGCGAGAACGAAGTTGGttccgctggcgctgaatccctttctgaggctctcaaagtcaacacatgcttggctactttggatttgagtaGGAACGAAGTTGGtgacgctggcgctgaatccctttctgaggctctcaaagtcaacacatgcttgaccaCTTTGGTTTTGGGCAGCAACAAAGTTGGtgacgctggcgctgaatccctttctgaggctctcaaagtcaacacatgcttgaccaCTTTGGTTTTGAGCAGCAACAAAGTTGGTGACGCtagcgctgaatccctttctgaggctctcaaagtcaacacatgcttgaccaCTTTGGATTTGACGGGAAACGGAGTtggtgccgctggcgctgaattcctttctgaggctctcaaagtcaatacatgcttgactactttgaagtTGAGCTGGAACCAAGTTGGtgacgctggcgctgaatccctttctgaggctctcaaagtcaacacatgcttgaccaCTTTGGCTTTGAGCAGCAACAAAGTTGGtgacgctggcgctgaatccctttctgaggctctcaaagtcaacacatgcttgaccaCTTTGGTTTTGAGCAGCAACAAAGTTGGtgacgctggcgctgaatccctttctgaggctctcaaagtcaacacatgcttgaccaCTTTGGTTTTGAGCAGCAACAAAGTTGGTGACGCTGGcactgaatccctttctgaggctctcaaagtgaacacatgcttgactactttgaatttgaGGTGGAACCAAGTTGGtgacgctggcgctgaatccctttctgaggctctccaagtcaacacatgcttgactactttgcaTTTGAGCTTCACCCAAGTTGGTGACGCtcgcgctgaatccctttctgaggctttcaaagtcaacacatgctttgaCTACCTTGGATTTGACATACAACAAAGTTGGTTCCGTTGGCGCTGA